In Bacteroidales bacterium, the following are encoded in one genomic region:
- a CDS encoding DUF5615 family PIN-like protein produces the protein MKFIVDECTGPNVAHWLQTKSYQVFSVYDESPGISDRQILNKAYKEDYIIITNDKDFGELVFRKNLLHKGIILLRMKKETSENKIYLLSQILEYYAHLLENKFVVATEQNIRII, from the coding sequence ATGAAGTTTATAGTTGATGAATGTACAGGTCCTAATGTTGCTCATTGGCTTCAAACTAAATCTTATCAAGTATTTTCTGTATATGATGAAAGCCCCGGAATTAGTGATCGCCAAATACTGAATAAAGCATATAAGGAAGATTATATTATTATTACTAATGATAAGGATTTTGGTGAGCTTGTATTTCGTAAAAATTTACTTCATAAAGGTATAATTCTGTTAAGAATGAAAAAAGAAACATCAGAAAATAAAATTTATCTTCTTTCACAAATTTTAGAGTATTATGCTCATTTACTTGAAAATAAGTTTGTAGTTGCAACCGAACAAAATATCCGAATAATTTAG
- a CDS encoding DUF433 domain-containing protein, with translation MKTQLFDNRIEINTEILAGKPVIRGTRLSVQFILKLLAQGVSISQIMSEYNKLTKDDILACIMYAAETIDSNMFYPINSSTDEVYS, from the coding sequence ATGAAAACACAACTTTTTGATAACAGAATAGAAATTAATACTGAAATTCTTGCAGGGAAACCTGTTATTAGAGGGACTCGATTGAGTGTGCAATTTATTCTGAAACTTTTAGCTCAAGGTGTCAGCATCAGTCAAATTATGAGTGAATATAATAAACTTACTAAAGATGACATTTTGGCTTGTATAATGTATGCTGCTGAAACCATTGACAGTAATATGTTTTATCCCATAAACTCTTCTACTGATGAAGTTTATAGTTGA